From the Solibacillus sp. FSL R5-0449 genome, one window contains:
- a CDS encoding YdcF family protein produces MKRIIFALLFIVLILVLIFYWLDYEMNAVLKNEADGSNEYVVVLGAKVKPGGIPSQSLKNRLDAAVDYLQKYPTVKAIVTGGQGADEDRTEASVMADYLIKHGIAEDRVLLEDQSTTTYENLLFAKELMPEDTESITIISNDFHLKRATILARKLGLKADVVAAPTPKVVNTKSRIRERLAIIKAYTRGQ; encoded by the coding sequence TTGAAAAGAATTATTTTTGCACTATTATTTATTGTTCTTATCCTCGTGTTAATTTTCTACTGGCTTGACTATGAAATGAATGCAGTGTTAAAAAATGAGGCAGACGGTTCCAACGAATATGTGGTCGTTTTAGGCGCAAAAGTGAAACCAGGCGGCATCCCTTCCCAATCATTAAAAAACCGTTTAGATGCGGCAGTGGATTATCTTCAAAAATATCCTACCGTAAAAGCGATTGTTACAGGTGGTCAGGGTGCTGATGAAGATCGCACAGAAGCCTCTGTTATGGCTGACTATTTAATCAAACATGGGATTGCTGAAGATCGAGTGCTATTGGAAGATCAGTCTACAACGACTTATGAAAATTTGTTGTTCGCAAAAGAACTGATGCCTGAAGATACAGAGAGCATCACGATCATCTCAAATGATTTTCATTTGAAGCGTGCGACCATTCTCGCTCGCAAACTTGGTTTAAAGGCGGATGTAGTGGCTGCCCCTACGCCAAAAGTCGTCAATACAAAATCACGTATTCGCGAACGTCTTGCGATCATTAAGGCCTATACGAGAGGCCAATAA
- a CDS encoding TDT family transporter, with the protein MRNLFQVVPIPISGLMLGLVSLGNLFFSMDKAAFGHVCFFIGIFLFLLIIGKLIFAFSSILTEMQNPIIASVSPTFTMGTLSISSGLHYYGVSDFVIHMIWILAATTQIFIIFYFIRTFIWKKRISISDIYPSWLIMFVGTAVLPLTASDLSGIFTKAIVIFAICAFIVLLPILIFRVFIKKDLPEPTIPMLTILTAPVSISLAAYFQQFESQFGIVLTLFILAQIMYLLVLSKLPGALQLPFYPSYAAFTFPLVISATATYGIIHYFGQNGISTNWLEPYFYFQITFSAIIVFYVFIRYINYLSVQVRLQRRVIREEKEAIS; encoded by the coding sequence GTGAGAAATTTATTTCAAGTAGTCCCAATTCCTATCAGTGGGCTCATGCTCGGACTGGTTTCATTGGGAAATTTATTTTTTAGTATGGACAAAGCCGCTTTCGGTCACGTCTGTTTTTTTATAGGGATCTTTTTATTTCTATTAATTATCGGAAAACTGATTTTTGCGTTTTCCAGTATTCTAACAGAAATGCAAAACCCGATTATTGCATCAGTATCTCCCACTTTTACGATGGGGACTTTATCGATCAGTAGTGGTTTACACTATTATGGTGTAAGTGATTTCGTTATACATATGATCTGGATTCTAGCTGCAACGACTCAAATCTTTATAATCTTTTATTTTATCCGAACGTTTATTTGGAAAAAACGAATTTCGATTTCGGATATTTATCCAAGCTGGCTTATTATGTTTGTCGGGACTGCCGTCTTGCCACTAACAGCGAGTGATCTTTCCGGCATATTCACAAAAGCGATTGTTATTTTTGCGATTTGTGCTTTCATTGTGTTACTACCGATTCTTATTTTCCGTGTATTTATTAAAAAAGATTTGCCGGAGCCTACGATTCCGATGCTGACAATTTTAACTGCGCCCGTTTCGATTAGTTTAGCTGCTTATTTCCAGCAGTTTGAAAGTCAATTCGGCATTGTGCTGACATTATTCATCCTCGCGCAAATCATGTATCTACTAGTACTTTCGAAATTACCGGGTGCCTTACAGCTGCCTTTTTATCCAAGCTATGCTGCCTTTACATTCCCGTTAGTAATTTCTGCTACGGCCACTTATGGGATCATTCATTATTTCGGGCAAAACGGGATTTCGACAAATTGGCTGGAACCTTATTTTTATTTTCAAATAACTTTCTCTGCAATTATTGTATTTTATGTTTTTATCCGCTATATCAACTACTTGTCTGTACAAGTACGACTACAGCGCAGAGTCATTCGAGAAGAAAAAGAAGCCATTTCATAA
- a CDS encoding multidrug efflux SMR transporter yields the protein MAWVYLIFAGLFEVGGVIGMNKVAQKKSFGSYAFLIGSFIFSFSLLSLAMKELPMGVAYAVWTGIGTVGGTLVGMFIYNESKDWKRILFISFIIIAVVGLKITQ from the coding sequence ATGGCTTGGGTATATTTAATTTTTGCCGGACTTTTTGAAGTCGGCGGTGTGATCGGAATGAATAAAGTTGCCCAGAAGAAATCATTCGGCTCCTATGCGTTTCTGATCGGTTCTTTTATTTTCAGTTTCTCTCTCCTTTCACTGGCAATGAAAGAATTGCCGATGGGTGTCGCCTATGCTGTCTGGACAGGGATCGGGACAGTCGGAGGGACGCTTGTAGGCATGTTTATTTATAATGAATCCAAGGACTGGAAAAGAATTCTATTTATTTCGTTTATTATTATTGCGGTTGTCGGATTAAAAATTACGCAGTAG
- a CDS encoding multidrug efflux SMR transporter, which yields MTKYWILVLLAGIIEIVWAMGLKYANSVWLWVGVAALIVISFYILIIATEKLPVATVYAVFTGIGTAGTVIAETVIFNEPFSFTKIGFIGLLLIGVIGLKLISNDPEETRDA from the coding sequence ATGACAAAATATTGGATACTCGTCCTATTGGCTGGCATCATTGAAATTGTTTGGGCAATGGGACTGAAATACGCAAACTCTGTGTGGCTATGGGTAGGAGTTGCCGCATTAATCGTAATATCATTTTATATTTTAATTATCGCAACAGAGAAACTGCCTGTTGCTACTGTTTACGCAGTGTTTACAGGGATCGGGACTGCCGGTACGGTCATTGCGGAAACGGTCATTTTCAACGAGCCGTTCAGCTTCACGAAAATCGGATTTATTGGACTATTATTGATCGGTGTGATTGGGTTAAAGCTTATTTCCAATGATCCGGAAGAAACGAGGGATGCATAA
- a CDS encoding TetR/AcrR family transcriptional regulator, whose amino-acid sequence MTKEKIIQAALLNFSEHGYSGGSLAQIAEEVGIRKQSIYTYYKSKDALYLSISKQAMEAELLFAKEFIAKHQQLPVEKVLLSYLQSFQQRFESFAETKFFMRSIFLMPQHLEQQLSEQTYIYLDELERLFTDYLKEQQLSVAANEAAIGFLALLDSLYVEMLYGGSERCEKRLQAGWTIFHRGIRAEV is encoded by the coding sequence ATGACGAAAGAGAAGATCATACAGGCCGCTTTGCTCAATTTCAGTGAACACGGATACAGCGGCGGATCACTGGCCCAGATTGCGGAAGAAGTAGGAATACGGAAACAATCGATCTATACGTATTATAAAAGTAAAGATGCACTCTATTTATCGATATCGAAACAGGCAATGGAAGCTGAACTGTTATTTGCAAAAGAATTTATCGCAAAACATCAACAACTTCCTGTCGAAAAAGTATTACTGTCATATCTGCAATCTTTTCAGCAACGCTTTGAATCATTTGCGGAAACTAAATTTTTCATGCGTTCGATTTTCTTAATGCCGCAACATTTGGAGCAGCAGTTAAGTGAACAAACGTACATTTATTTGGACGAATTAGAAAGGCTATTCACGGATTATTTAAAAGAACAGCAACTGTCCGTTGCAGCGAATGAAGCAGCAATCGGCTTTTTGGCATTGCTTGATAGTCTGTATGTCGAAATGCTTTATGGCGGCAGTGAACGGTGTGAAAAACGTTTGCAGGCGGGATGGACCATATTTCACAGAGGAATAAGAGCTGAGGTGTAG